The genomic window CTAGCCGAAGAGTTTGTCTTTGGGAATGCCTCGGATGATTCTGACGATACGCCTGATGAAGAGGCTAAGCCAACGGAATCATCAGACCCTGAACCCGACAATCCCGTTATATCCGATGAACCAGATCCTCCAATCAAGAAAACATCAAAACTAATGGATAAACTACAAGCTGAATCAAAAGAAGCCACGAAACGATTCACCGTTGATT from Cyanobacteria bacterium GSL.Bin1 includes these protein-coding regions:
- a CDS encoding CopG family transcriptional regulator, with amino-acid sequence MTRKKRKSLNDSLAEEFVFGNASDDSDDTPDEEAKPTESSDPEPDNPVISDEPDPPIKKTSKLMDKLQAESKEATKRFTVDLKESTHRKLSILAAKSGRTKADIVRLLLDEALEEIQ